The DNA segment AGCTCGCTCAACGCGCAGTCGTCCTACCTCGCCAGCCAACTCGCCTCACTATCGGGATCGAGCAACTCTCAATGACGATGACCACCGGCGCGAGCGCGCTTCGCTCGCAATACAACCGCGACGCCGTGCTCTCGGCGAGCCCCGTGCGGCTGCTCACAATGCTCTACGACCGGCTGATGCTCGACCTCGGCCGCGCGGAGGCGGCGCAGCAGGCGCAGAACTGGGCCACTGCGACCGAGAACCTGCTTCACGCCCAGGCGATCGTCTCCGAGCTGTCATCGTCGCTCAGGGTCGACGTCTGGGAGGGAGGGGAGGGGCTCCTCGCGATCTACAACTATGTGTCGAACTCCCTTATCAACGCCAACATCCACCGCGACGTGGCGCGCACCAGAGAGAGCATCGAGCTGCTCGAGCCCTTGCGCCGCTCGTGGCACGAGGCGGCGGAGTCGCTGCCGGCGGCCCCGGCGTCCGGCCGCGCCGCGGCGGGGACGCTCGGCATTGGCTGACGCGCACGAGGCATGGTCGGTGCTTCTCGACGACCTCGAGGCCGCCGCGAACCGGTCGGAGCAGGTGGCGCCGTCCGCAG comes from the Marisediminicola antarctica genome and includes:
- the fliS gene encoding flagellar export chaperone FliS, yielding MTMTTGASALRSQYNRDAVLSASPVRLLTMLYDRLMLDLGRAEAAQQAQNWATATENLLHAQAIVSELSSSLRVDVWEGGEGLLAIYNYVSNSLINANIHRDVARTRESIELLEPLRRSWHEAAESLPAAPASGRAAAGTLGIG